A single region of the Apium graveolens cultivar Ventura unplaced genomic scaffold, ASM990537v1 ctg1091, whole genome shotgun sequence genome encodes:
- the LOC141699704 gene encoding uncharacterized protein LOC141699704, with the protein MIKKNPTEVEDAHELEIIKSVAQAWLGHSTCPSPRPLDTFDSHWLKFSRRFSRFKLESIKNKKSGTHNYEGGSWDFSQSLWDSYEIVDASKKLEAVLVLDHQFSGLNQTDTTVIHRPKESINSLRNLMNRFSSRRFHEDDVPQIEDYTQFKWKDC; encoded by the coding sequence ATGATCAAGAAGAATCCAACTGAAGTAGAAGATGCGCACGAGCTTGAAATTATCAAGTCTGTAGCACAGGCATGGCTTGGTCACTCCACCTGTCCTAGTCCTAGGCCACTGGATACATTTGATTCCCACTGGTTGAAATTCAGTAGAAGGTTCTCTCGCTTCAAACTCGAATCAATTAAAAACAAGAAATCAGGGACGCACAATTATGAGGGTGGAAGTTGGGATTTCTCGCAATCACTTTGGGATTCTTATGAGATTGTTGACGCGTCCAAGAAACTAGAGGCCGTGCTGGTGTTAGATCATCAGTTCTCCGGATTAAATCAGACTGATACTACTGTCATCCACAGGCCCAAAGAAAGTATTAATAGCTTAAGAAACTTGATGAACAGGTTTTCATCCCGAAGGTTTCATGAAGATGATGTTCCTCAAATAGAAGATTACACTCAGTTTAAATGGAAGGATTGCTGA
- the LOC141699708 gene encoding protein DEHYDRATION-INDUCED 19 homolog 6-like, with the protein MEFWASRVHSAKNYSAVQSAHLNSSDDMGDDDMRAWFPCPFCYVDTEVQAICVHLQEEHCFDLRNAVCPICAANLGKDATSHFTTQHAHLVERRKKSQKSGSWSNNSMVPSKNMREMNSYNCLQPMMNGKDNMQENVPDPLLSPFICSIPLPSTETKVEVNANISCNSNSTTSEATSIKSVVLDEAQEQDYRERVQRAAFAQQLILSTIF; encoded by the exons ATGGAGTTCTGGGCTTCAAGGGTTCACTCTGCTAAGAACTATTCTGCAGTTCAATCTGCTCATCTTAACAGCTCAG ATGATATGGGAGATGATGATATGAGAGCTTGGTTTCCTTGCCCCTTCTGTTATGTGGACACTGAAGTCCAGGCAATTTGTGTCCATCTGCAGGAAGAACACTGCTTTGACCTAAGAAATGCG GTTTGTCCTATTTGTGCTGCAAATCTGGGGAAAGATGCAACATCACATTTCACAACTCAACATGCTCATTTAGTGGAG CGGAGGAAAAAGTCCCAAAAATCGGGTTCATGGAGTAACAATTCAATGGTGCCTAGCAAGAACATGCGAGAAATGAACTCATATAATTGTCTACAACCGATGATGAATGGTAAAGACAATATGCAAGAAAATGTACCTGACCCCCTCCTCTCACCATTTATATGCAGTATACCTTTACCTAGTACAGAAACTAAGGTAGAGGTGAATGCAAATATATCCTGCAATTCCAATTCAACCACTTCTGAGGCTACAAG CATAAAGTCAGTTGTATTAGATGAAGCTCAAGAACAGGATTACAGAGAGCGGGTACAGCGTGCTGCATTTGCTCAACAGTTGATCTTATCCACCATATTTTAG